Proteins encoded within one genomic window of Aquarana catesbeiana isolate 2022-GZ linkage group LG03, ASM4218655v1, whole genome shotgun sequence:
- the LOC141134384 gene encoding C-reactive protein-like, producing MHANDSVQDELLFHQSAPFIGLYTFTESPRDSPLRVYTHQRYESGLEGKVFVFPKETDTAYVILRPIITRPLQKVSVYLRSYTDLSRPYTPFSLATPGKDNAFVIYFQPPNTCSVYTNQQVTHFKTDSESLDWRHICVTWDSDTGVVQLCVNGKLYPKRGSMKGSSIAAETSIVLGLKKDSFGGGFDDKQSLAGEISDVQMWDYVLTPEDIKKVITGKHNGNVINWISLYYEIKGEVLVQPKY from the exons ATGCATGCAAATGACAGCGTACAAGACGAGCTTTTATTCCACCAAAGTGCACCATTCATCGGCCTCTACACCTTCACCGAGTCACCTCGTGATAGCCCCCTTAGAGTGTATACTCACCAGAGGTACGAGTCAG GCTTGGAGGGTAAAGTCTTCGTCTTCCCCAAAGAAACCGACACAGCTTATGTCATTCTAAGACCTATAATTACAAGACCATTGCAGAAAGTCAGCGTCTATCTACGTTCTTATACCGACCTTTCCCGCCCCTATACTCCCTTCTCTCTTGCTACTCCCGGGAAGGACAATGCCTTTGTGATCTACTTTCAGCCTCCAAACACTTGTTCTGTATATACCAACCAGCAAGTCACTCATTTTAAGACAGACTCTGAGTCTTTGGACTGGAGGCACATCTGTGTGACCTGGGACTCCGACACTGGAGTGGTCCAACTTTGTGTCAACGGGAAACTCTACCCCAAAAGAGGCTCCATGAAAGGATCTTCTATTGCAGCAGAGACCAGCATTGTTCTTGGACTGAAGAAAGACTCTTTTGGTGGAGGTTTTGATGATAAGCAGTCATTGGCTGGTGAAATAAGTGACGTCCAGATGTGGGATTATGTCCTGACTCCAGAAGACATCAAGAAAGTCATCACTGGCAAACACAATGGGAATGTCATTAATTGGATATCTCTATACTATGAGATCAAAGGGGAAGTTCTTGTCCAGCCCAAATATTAG